In Leclercia pneumoniae, the genomic window AGTATCAGGGTAACAACGAAGATGAGGGCAACGGGAACGAAGGCACCAATAACGGTCGCGACATTCGTCATGAAAACGGGGACGGCTTCGGTATCTCCTCTACCTACGATTTCGGGATGGGTATCAGCGCCGGCGCGGCCTACACCACCTCTGACCGTACCAACGCGCAGATCAACCGTACTACGGCGGGCGGTGACAAAGCGGATGCCTGGACCGCCGGCCTGAAATACGACGCCAACAACATTTACCTGGCGACCATGTACTCTGAAACCCGTAACATGACTCCGTATGGCAAATTTGAGGACGCGGTCGCCAATAAAACCCAGAACGTCGAAGTCACTGCCCAGTATCAGTTCGATTTCGGTCTGCGTCCGGTCGTCTCTTATCTGCAGTCAAAAGGGAAAGATTTGGGCCACGGCTGGGGCGACCAGGATCTGGTGAAATATGCTGAAGTGGGTGCGGTTTACTACTTCAACAAAAATATGTCTACCTACGTTGATTATAAAATCAACCTGCTGGATGAAGACAACGCCTTCTATGCCGCCAATGGCATAGGTACCGACGATATCGTCGCCACCGGTCTGGTTTATCAATTCTGATAACAGCCGCCCGCGTATCCTCGCGGGCGATTATTTTATAGCAGCCCATCAGTTTTGCTTATTTCACACCCACCGTTCATAACCTTATATTTAGGCTTTACACGCAACCACTCTTTTTAGTTGCGTCAACCGGGGGAATTGAGCCAGGATTACTATCACCTCTGCCTCGAAGTAAAGGGGACCTTGCTATGAATCATCACGCCGTCAAATCTTCACGCATCGCGTCTATTGCTTACGATACATTTAGCGAAACGCTGGAGATTCGTTTTATCGATCGCAGCGCGTACCGTTATCAGCGCGTGCCGGTACGTATTTATAACGACTTTTTGAGCGTCGTCTCGAAAGGTCGCTTCTATGATGGCGTCGTAAAAGGGAAGTTTAAAGAGACGAAGCTTCGGTGAACGCACCTCCGCTGTGCGTCTGCCCTTAACCTCCAGGCTAATCCGCCAGCCTGCGGGCCGGGCGATAGGTGAGTATTCCTGCCAGCCCACCGCCGCCGTCGTTCGGATGTACGGTCCCTTCCGAAACCTCCACTTCCGGGAAGTCGAACGGCGAAACATACTCAATGCAGGCCACGTTCACGCCATATTGATCGGGCCTTGAACGACGCTGATGGAAGGTGTAGATGCCGCATACTGAACAAAAATAGTGCGCCGCCGTCCGCGTGTTAAATCGGTACTCTGTCAGTTTATCTTTGCCTTTCAGCACCGTCACGCCCGACAGCGGTGCCGAGACCACTACCGCGCCGCGCATACGGCAAAAGGAGCAGTTACAGCGGCGGATGGTGTTAAACCCATCCGACAGTTCAACCGTAAATTGCACCGCGCCGCAGTGGCACTGCGCTGACACTTTATTTGCCATAAGATCCCCCTCGTTGAAACTCTGCTAAAAATGCGCACCCTGTTATGACAAGCCCCACCGGTACGGGTTAAGTGTAAGACGCGCTGGCGATTACTGCCCGCCTGCCGGGCATGACGTAACGCCTTCTTGTACTTTGGCTGGGCAAGGCATTGCCGCTCAGGTGCTTAATTTGCCGTAATTAATGGGCTGGGGGGCTAATGTGTGAGGTTATACGTAAGGAAAGTCCTAATCACCAGGCCATACGCTTGTTGTTGGTGGCCAGGCTGCCAGGCTATTGATGACTCTGATGCGGAGAATGCCAACTCCGGGGAAACATCAATAAAAAGAGCGTTAAGACTGAGACTCCTGTAGCCCTCCTTGTGGGGGCTTTTTTTTATCATGGTGCCCCTTAAAGCGCGTTTTTTAGCGCACCGCGATCACTTATTTTTACCCGCCAGGCGTGAGAGAAAATAGAGGCGATGCACGCTCTTTACCCTTTATGCGTTCCTGAAGCGTTTACAAATTTTGCTGCGCAGGAAGCAAGAGTGACGTTCTGCGCTAAAACATGCTGGCATTCGTCGCCGCAATCCGTACCATACACGGCACACTTTCGCATGCTGGTGATGACCAGCAGGCGCTAACCCGTCTTTTATTGTTAATCGGATGGGGCACATTCATGCGCAGAGGGTGTACGAAATCTTTGCTTTCTTGAAGATGAGAGCAATAGCGAACAGGCGGTAATGCTGAAGACCAGACCGGCGCTTTACCCCACTGGTGCCCCATTTGATATCTGAGTAACTTTTAAATGCAACAGAATCAAGATATTAGTAAAAAAGAACAGTACAACCTGAACAAGCTGCAAAAGCGTCTGCGTCGTAACGTCGGCGAAGCCATTGCGGATTACAACATGATTGAAGAAGGCGACCGCATCATGGTCTGCCTGTCAGGTGGTAAAGACAGTTATACCCTGCTGGAGATCCTGCGAAACCTCCAGCAGAGCGCCCCGGTCAATTTCTCGCTGATTGCGGTCAACCTTGATCAGAAACAGCCGGGCTTCCCGGAGCAT contains:
- the ompC gene encoding porin OmpC; the encoded protein is MKRKVLALIIPALLMASTAHAAEIYNKDGNKLDLYGKVDGLHYFSDDKGADGDQTYIRLGFKGETQINDLMTGYGQWEYNVQANNTEGSENQSWTRLAFAGLKFGQYGTFDYGRNYGVLYDVEAWTDMLPEFGGDSYSKADNFMTNRANGVATYRNADLFGLVEGLNVALQYQGNNEDEGNGNEGTNNGRDIRHENGDGFGISSTYDFGMGISAGAAYTTSDRTNAQINRTTAGGDKADAWTAGLKYDANNIYLATMYSETRNMTPYGKFEDAVANKTQNVEVTAQYQFDFGLRPVVSYLQSKGKDLGHGWGDQDLVKYAEVGAVYYFNKNMSTYVDYKINLLDEDNAFYAANGIGTDDIVATGLVYQF
- a CDS encoding KTSC domain-containing protein, producing MNHHAVKSSRIASIAYDTFSETLEIRFIDRSAYRYQRVPVRIYNDFLSVVSKGRFYDGVVKGKFKETKLR
- a CDS encoding GFA family protein, coding for MANKVSAQCHCGAVQFTVELSDGFNTIRRCNCSFCRMRGAVVVSAPLSGVTVLKGKDKLTEYRFNTRTAAHYFCSVCGIYTFHQRRSRPDQYGVNVACIEYVSPFDFPEVEVSEGTVHPNDGGGGLAGILTYRPARRLAD